One genomic segment of Coffea arabica cultivar ET-39 chromosome 6e, Coffea Arabica ET-39 HiFi, whole genome shotgun sequence includes these proteins:
- the LOC140009769 gene encoding uncharacterized protein, with the protein MYIRGRGKIGYLTGETKAPISTDPAYATWDAENSMMYSDLGNQSRIFELTLKIGNLRQGADTVTKNFNSLKRIWQDLNLFNSHEWKSTENFRHHKKTVEDSRIFKFLAGLNVEFDKVRGRIIGRQPLPSIGEMFSEVRREESRKNVMLGKKDPGVAVEGSALEVRCDYCNKPCHTPDTCWKLHGKPPNWKNKGGEKSGRGVPTANEADAGPFTKEQMEHLLMLLKSS; encoded by the exons ATGTATATCAGAGGTCGTGGCAAGATAGGGTATTTAACTGGTGAAACAAAGGCTCCAATAAGCACAGATCCTGCTTACGCAACATGGGATGCGGAAAACTCCATG ATGTACTCTGATTTGGGAAATCAGTCCCGAATTTTCGAGTTGACTCTCAAAATTGGAAATCTACGTCAAGGGGCTGACACTGtcacaaaaaatttcaattcGCTTAAGCGAATATGGCAGGATTTGAATCTCTTCAACAGCCATGAGTGGAAATCAACAGAGAATTTTCGGCATCATAAGAAAACTGTTGAAGACAGTCGAATCTTTAAATTTCTGGCAGGGCTAAACGTTGAATTTGATAAAGTTAGAGGGAGAATTATTGGGAGACAGCCTCTTCCTTCAATTGGTGAGATGTTCTCAGAGGTTAGAAGGGAGGAAAGCAGAAAAAATGTAATGCTGGGAAAGAAGGATCCTGGAGTTGCTGTTGAAGGATCGGCTTTAGAG GTCCGGTGTGACTATTGTAATAAGCCTTGTCACACTCCTGACACATGTTGGAAACTACACGGAAAACCTCCAAATTGGAAAAACAAAGGAGGAGAGAAGTCTGGACGAGGAGTTCCTACTGCTAATGAAGCTGATGCTGGCCCATTCACCAAAGAACAAATggagcatcttcttatgctacTGAAATCCAGTTAG